DNA sequence from the Cytophagia bacterium CHB2 genome:
ACGACCAGAATAACGAGCAGCTCACTCATGCCGATTTGACCAAACATAGCGCTTTCTCCGCAAGCAAATTTAATTCAGCACCCAACGCAGCAAGTAAATCGCCACGCCGATGCCGATCAAGCCGATGACGTTGAGATCAAAACTCAGGCCCAACGTCAATTTCAAAACCGCCGCATCCAGCGTGACCGGGCCTAACGCCCAGGTGCCCTTTTCGATAAAAAAATCTTTGGCGACGCCGTCCGGCATCAACAAGCCGATCAACTTTCCCAGCAACGATCCAATGGCCCCGCCGAGCAAAACCATGAAAATGATGAAACCGATTTTTCGTCGTGTAGGCACGGGTATTCCTTCTC
Encoded proteins:
- a CDS encoding DUF4321 domain-containing protein; translation: MVLLGGAIGSLLGKLIGLLMPDGVAKDFFIEKGTWALGPVTLDAAVLKLTLGLSFDLNVIGLIGIGVAIYLLRWVLN